A single region of the Planctomycetia bacterium genome encodes:
- a CDS encoding DUF1549 and DUF1553 domain-containing protein codes for MPSVVELRRLAMRFRRMLSVGTPNTLAMLCGVVALLATSHIEAALPNAPVARRFNFENDITPILSRYSCNYSGCHGKAEGQNGFKLSVFGFDAQADYDALSKEGRGRRLFLADPDKSLLLTKASGAVPHGGGVRIPVGSREYKVLRDWIAAGIPFGTSDDPKVASIRLEPKERLLEPRAKQPLRVVVRYTDGREEDVTELARYQSNNEAVATVDEAGVVSIGDVPGQAAVMAAYNGQVDVFSALVPQAPLPQSSATKPSANNFIDELVNAKLQRLNISAAGNCDDATYLRRITLDLIGTLPTAEEARLFLADTRPDKRARWVEELFERPEFADFWALQWSDLLRVDRETLGHKPAHDYYEWIRSSFADNKPFDQFARELLTADGPLAEQPQGAFYQVVKRPGDRASTVSQVFLGMRIACADCHHHPHDRWSQTDYYGMTAYFAQLTQKPTPRGLALAARGNPETKHPRTGEVVPAHALGEPLPLVESKADAATPAAPVDPLVAQAKAAKLLEDRRVGLADWMTKRDNPWFARNLSNRLWAHFLGRGLVEPVDDVRATNPPSNPELLAALAEHLSSHQFDVRQLMRVIIASATYQRSTEPSAGNERDEQNYSRALFKRMPAEVLLDAVCQTTGVPEKFAGTPQGSRAIQLWDSRAAHYFLRIFGRPLRATACSCERSVAPNVSQVLHLMNSPEIEQKLDHAGGRIKHLVATISDDKQLVDELYLTFYARYPSEDERRAALDFFRRPNVKRQESVEDLAWSLLNTLEFTFNH; via the coding sequence ATGCCTTCCGTCGTCGAACTTCGCCGTCTCGCCATGCGCTTCCGTCGCATGCTATCGGTCGGCACTCCCAACACCCTCGCTATGCTTTGCGGTGTCGTGGCCTTGCTTGCGACCTCGCACATCGAAGCCGCCTTGCCGAACGCTCCGGTTGCTCGTCGCTTCAACTTCGAAAACGACATCACTCCCATCCTGTCGCGCTACTCCTGCAACTACTCCGGTTGCCATGGGAAAGCCGAAGGCCAGAACGGCTTTAAGCTCAGCGTCTTCGGTTTCGATGCGCAGGCCGACTACGACGCCCTCTCGAAAGAAGGTCGTGGTCGCAGGCTCTTCCTCGCCGATCCCGACAAGAGCCTTCTGCTCACGAAAGCCAGCGGCGCCGTGCCTCACGGCGGCGGCGTGCGCATCCCGGTCGGATCGCGGGAGTATAAGGTGCTTCGCGATTGGATCGCGGCCGGCATCCCGTTCGGCACTTCGGACGATCCTAAAGTCGCCTCGATTCGGCTCGAGCCTAAGGAGCGCCTGCTCGAGCCGCGCGCTAAGCAACCGTTGCGGGTCGTCGTTCGCTATACCGACGGCCGCGAAGAAGACGTCACCGAGCTGGCCCGCTACCAATCGAACAACGAGGCGGTCGCGACGGTCGACGAAGCCGGCGTGGTCTCGATCGGCGACGTGCCGGGCCAAGCCGCCGTGATGGCCGCTTACAACGGACAGGTCGACGTCTTCTCGGCGCTGGTGCCGCAAGCCCCGCTGCCGCAAAGCAGCGCAACCAAACCATCGGCCAATAATTTCATCGACGAGCTCGTCAATGCGAAGCTTCAACGGCTGAACATCTCGGCGGCCGGCAACTGCGACGACGCCACCTATCTGCGCCGCATCACGCTCGACCTGATCGGCACGTTGCCGACCGCGGAAGAAGCCCGACTGTTCCTCGCCGACACACGTCCCGATAAGCGAGCCCGTTGGGTCGAGGAATTGTTCGAGCGGCCGGAGTTCGCCGACTTCTGGGCTCTCCAGTGGTCCGACTTGCTGCGGGTCGATCGAGAAACGCTCGGCCACAAGCCGGCGCACGATTACTACGAGTGGATCCGCTCCAGCTTCGCCGACAACAAACCGTTCGATCAATTCGCGCGCGAGTTGCTGACCGCCGACGGCCCGTTGGCCGAACAGCCGCAAGGGGCGTTCTACCAAGTCGTCAAACGTCCGGGCGATCGGGCCAGCACCGTGTCGCAAGTGTTTCTCGGGATGCGTATCGCGTGCGCGGACTGCCACCACCATCCGCACGATCGCTGGAGCCAAACCGACTATTACGGCATGACGGCGTACTTCGCGCAGCTCACACAGAAGCCGACGCCGCGCGGCCTTGCACTCGCCGCCCGCGGCAACCCCGAGACGAAGCACCCGCGCACGGGTGAAGTTGTTCCGGCGCACGCGCTCGGCGAGCCTCTGCCGCTCGTCGAATCGAAGGCCGACGCCGCAACGCCTGCCGCTCCCGTCGACCCGCTCGTCGCGCAAGCCAAGGCCGCGAAGCTGCTGGAAGACCGCCGCGTCGGGCTCGCCGACTGGATGACGAAGCGCGACAACCCTTGGTTCGCCCGCAACTTATCGAACCGCCTCTGGGCTCACTTCCTCGGCCGAGGACTCGTCGAGCCGGTCGACGACGTCCGGGCGACGAACCCGCCGAGCAATCCGGAACTTCTCGCCGCGCTGGCCGAGCACCTGTCGAGCCATCAGTTCGACGTGCGCCAACTGATGCGCGTCATCATCGCTTCGGCCACCTATCAACGTTCGACCGAACCGAGCGCCGGCAACGAGCGCGACGAGCAGAACTACTCGCGGGCTCTCTTCAAACGGATGCCGGCCGAAGTGCTGCTCGACGCCGTTTGTCAGACGACCGGTGTCCCCGAGAAATTCGCCGGCACTCCGCAAGGAAGCCGAGCCATCCAGCTTTGGGATAGCCGCGCAGCGCACTACTTCCTCCGCATCTTCGGCCGCCCGTTGCGAGCTACCGCTTGCTCGTGCGAACGGAGCGTCGCTCCGAATGTGTCGCAAGTATTGCACCTGATGAACTCTCCGGAGATCGAGCAGAAGCTCGACCACGCCGGCGGCCGGATCAAGCACCTCGTCGCTACGATCAGCGACGACAAGCAACTGGTCGACGAGCTCTACCTGACCTTCTATGCCCGCTACCCCAGCGAAGACGAACGCCGTGCGGCTCTCGACTTCTTCCGTCGGCCGAACGTCAAGCGGCAAGAGTCGGTCGAAGATCTCGCTTGGAGTTTGCTGAACACGCTCGAATTTACTTTCAACCATTGA